The genome window CTTCCAGTGCCAAACGTTCAGGGCATGGATCGAATATGCTCAGATGATTTAGCGCTGTTTCGACAAATTGGATTGCTTCTTGATGGCTTTGTTGAATGGCTTTACTCGAGCGAATGGCGCCAATTAGTTCATCCAGGACATCCTGGTCTTGAATGCAGTTTCCCTCGATAAGATTGATGGTTAAGGGATGTTCCGGGTGCATTTCAGCAAAATAGATGGCGGGGAGAGTAACAAGTCCTTGCCGCAGGTCACTTCCAATAGGTTTGCCAAGCGTTGCCTGCTCTCCTGTGTAATCTAGGATGTCATCAATGATCTGAAAAGCCATTCCAACAGAATATCCGTACGCGCGTAAGGCTTCTGTGTGCAGTTCAGAGGTAAGACATAATAACGCGGCAGATTTTGCGGAGGTCTCAAAGAGAGAGGCGGTTTTTGCGTAAATTCGCTGGTAGTAATTAGTTCTATCTGCCTTGCAGCGGGTGCTAAACATTTGGGTTAATTCACCGCCTACAATAATCGAAAGGGTTTCGGAAAAGAGTTTCATCACCGGAATGGAGTCGGTTTGTGCCGCCAGATTGGCCGCACGGGCGAAGAGGTAATCGCCTGTTAATACAGTTGCTCCGGGTGACCAGCGCGAGTTAAGCGTGGGCATTCCTCGGCGAAGCAATGAACCATCAATTAAATCATCGTGGACGAGGGTGGCAGTATGGAGCATTTCAATAGCAGCGGCGAGATGAAGCAAGGGCTCGCCCTTTGCCCTTAACATTTTACCCGCCAGCAGGGTTAAAGTGGGGCGAATACGTTTTCCGCCAGCACTCAAAAGCAAATCCAACGCTGACTGTAAATCAGGATAGCGTTCATCTGCCTGCGAGCGCATTAAGGTTTCAACTGCACGCAGGTCGTCCTGTATAGAAACCATAAAAGAAACAGCAGAGGTCAAATTTAACTCTCCCATAAAAAGAGCGAAGTTGCATTCCGGGTTGTTATTTGCCAGATTTCCGTCAGTGGCAGGTTGAACTGGTTTGCCAGTTCTTCCGCAACCAGCGAGACGAACATGGGTTCATTTCTCTTTCCTCGATGCGGATGAGGTGTCAGGTAAGGCGAATCGGTTTCAATTAAAAGCCTTTCCACAGGTATTGCCCTGACAACGCGTTTTTTCTCATCCGCGTTCTTAAAGGTGATTGGTCCTGAAACGCCCAGATAAAAACCCAGTTCAATCACCTGATGTGCAAGTTCCAGCGGTCCTTCAAAAGAATGCCAAACCCCTGAGGGTTTGGACAGGTTCTTTGCACTCACCCATGTTTGGAGAATCTGGAGGAGGTCATCTTCAGCCTTCCGATTATGAATCACGACCGGCAAACCGCGTTTTTCAGACAACTCAAGTTGTGCCTCAAAAGCCTCTCTCTGGACGTTTGCTGGAGTGTAATTACGATAATAATCCAACCCGATTTCACCAATCGCAACCACCCAGGGGGCTTTGCTTAATTCGACGATTTCCGAAAATGCCGTTTGAGACCAGCAATCTCCAGCACTGTTCGGATGAATCCCAACAGCGGCGAAAACCTGTGGTGAATACTGCTGGGCAATTTCCACCGCTCGAATGCTTGTCTCGACATCAATGCCAGGGACAAGGATTTTTTGAACGCCCGTCTCGAAGGCACGCTCCAGTACCTCCTCCAAATCCGACTCAAATGTGTTAAAGTTCAGGTGGCAATGAGTATCTGCTAGATAGGCTTTGTTCATTCACTCCAGCCCGGCAATTTTTAATCCATCCTTGAGGATGTAAGGCACGCGGTCTTTGTGGGTAGTCTCACAATATACCCGCATGATCGGTTCTGTGCCCGAGAAACGGATCAGCAGCCAACCGCCGTCCTCCAGAGAAAATTTAAACCCATCGGTGGTATTCAAGCCGGTCACTTTAAGTCCGCCAATGGTGGTGGGATTGGCGGCTAAAATGGCTTGTTCGCGAGCGCTGCGCTCACCTGTGAAGGTGCGGTCTATCCGATCGTAGAAGTGTGGACCTACTTTACTGAAAAGCAGATCAATCAGTTCACTGGGTTTGCGCTGGAGTTTGACCATCATATCAAGAATGTACAAACCAGCCAGGATGCCATCGCGTTCTGGAACATTCCCACGGAAGGCGTAACCACCCGATTCCTCACCGCCGATCATGGCATTGGTTTCGAGCATCTTGGGGGCTACATACTTAAACCCCACCCCGGTTTCGTAAACAGGGATGTTGTACATCTTCCCAAGTTTTTCCAGCATGCTGGTTGTGGAGAGTGTCTTGACGATGGCGCCGCGTTCCCCACGCACTTCAAGCAGGTACAGCGCCAGCAGGGCATACACCTGTAACTGGTTGATGAAGTTGCCTTTTTCATCCCCGACACCGACCCGGTCTGCATCCCCATCGGTAATGAGCAGAACGTCGGCACCCGAATCAACCGTTTTCTTCAATCCTACATTGATGTTTGGTGGTATCGGCTCAGGGCGTTTCATTTCCGGGAAGATGGGATTGCGTTCGTTGTGAATTTCGATAATTTCGGTTTTCCCACCGGAGAGGATACGAGGGAACCAGCCAGCGCCATTGCCCCACATGCAGTCCACCACGATTTTCAACCCGGCTTGTTTGATGGGTTCAACATCAATCAGCTCTTTGAGATGTTCAATATAAGCCGGGGCAGGGTCAAAGCGTTGAATCAGTCCCTTGGCTTCTGCCTCTGATGCCGGCATGCGTTTTACCTCTGACTCGTCTTCGGGAATCAGGGATTCGATTTCTTTCAAACCTTCCGGATCAATGGCGCCACCAAATTCATTGCGGACTTTGAAGCCATTATCGGTTGGAGGGTTATGGGAAGCGGTGATGTTGATAGCACCGGCGGCTTTGTGGTGAACAACCGAAAAGGCGATGACCGGTGTAGGGGTAGCTCCATCTGTAAGCAGGACTTTCAAGCCATTGCCTGCCATGACTTCAGCGGCAGCGAGAGCGAAATTCTCCGAATGAAAGCGTTTATCGTGTCCGATGACAAAGGTTGCTCCCGCTTTTCCGTGGCGAATCATGTATGAAGCATAACCTTGAGTAGCACAGCGCACATTGGCAAACGTGTAGTCTTCAGCAATCACTCCGCGCCAACCGTCAGTTCCAAATCGGATAGTATGCGACATATTATCTCCGAAAAGTGAGAAATAGAACAATTTATGTTATTATATCAGGGTTTACGGAAGAAAGAAGGGCTTGTGAAATCCCTTGCAAAGGATAGAATTGTTAAGAAGCAAGGAAGAGAGATTTATCGTATGACCCAAAAGCATTTTTATCTGGATTACGCTGCAACAACGCCGCTTGACCCGGCGGTTTTGGAAAAAATGCTCCCCTATTTTTCCGAGCAGTTTGGAAATCCTTCTTCAGTTCATTCCTGGGGACAGCAGGCAGAGAATGCCCTTGAAACGGCTCGAGAAACGGTTGCGTCCTGTCTGAGTGCTGAAGCAAGCGAAATTGTCTTTACCAGTTGTGGCACAGAAAGTGATAATCTCGCGCTACGTGGTGTAGCCCGTGCGCAACGATCATTGCATGGTAAACATCATATCCTCACTACCCCTGTTGAGCACCATGCGGTATCTCATACAGCCTTTGATCTGGCAAAGGTTGAAGGATTTGAGGTAGAACTTTTACCGGTCGACTCTACGGGAATGGTTGATCCTGATGAGGTTGCCCGGCGGATTCGAAAAGATACCGCGATAGTTTCGGTGATTTACGCCAATAACGAAATTGGCACGATTAACCCCATTGCTGAGATTGGAAAAATTTGCCGTGAAAAAGGCGTGCCTTTTCATACCGATGCCGTTCAAGCCGCGGCGCACCTGAGAATGGATGTCCAGCGTGATTTTGTTGATTTGCTTTCCATTGGCGCGCATAAGTTTTATGGTCCCAAAGGCGTTGGAGCGCTCTATATCCGAAAGGGTATACCTATCCAGGCTGTTCAAACGGGCGGTAAGCAGGAAAATTATCTGCGCGCAGGTACTCACAATGTTCCATATATTGTGGGACTTGCAGAGGCGCTAAAAATTGCACAAACTGAACCTGAAAAACGTGCACAACATTTCCAATCCATGCGAGATTCTCTCATTCACGAGGTGCTTTCCCGGATTCCCGGTAGTCAATTGACGGGGCATCCCTCCCGACGTTTACCTAACCATGCCAGTTTTGTCTTTGATGGGGTGGATGGCAATGCCCTGTTGATGATGCTCGATGTGCAGGGGTTTGCTTGCTCTTCGGGTTCTGCATGCAAAACGGGCAGTCCTCAGCCTTCCGAAGTGTTGCTGGTTTTGGGCATTCCCGCAAAGTTGGCGCTCTCTTCCTTAAGGGTTACCCTGGGTCGCGATACTACCTCCGAAGCGCTCTCCCTGTTTGTTGAAGCGCTGGAGCGTTGTGTGGCTCAGCAGAGAAAGTGAACGGTCAGTGAAGATGGCTATCCGAGATGAGACGGTTGTGGTTGCCATGAGTGGAGGAGTGGATTCCTCCGTCGCTGCGGCATTGCTGGTTGAGCAGGGATACCGTGTGATTGGCATGATGCTTAGGCTCTGGTCAGAGGAAGGAAAAGAAGACCAGAATCGTTGCTGTACCCCCGATGCCATGGCGCTGGCGCGTAGAGTGGCTGCGAAGTTAGGCATTCCCTTTTATGCGGTGGACGTTCGTGAAAAGTTTAAAGAAGTAGTGGTATCCCATTTTTTGGAGGGATACGCTTCTGGAATTACCCCTAATCCCTGTTTAAAATGTAATCGCTATATCCGTTGGGGAGTATTACATGAATACGCTCAATCACTGGGAGCCACCTGGTTTGCCACCGGGCATTATGCCCGCCTGAGACGTCTTGAGTCTGGTGAGGTTCAACTTCTCCGCGGCGTGGATGTAGAAAAAGACCAGTCCTATGTCCTCAGCGTTTTACCCCAGGAACAACTTCGGCATACCTTCTTCCCCGTTGGGGAATACCACAAGCCGGAGGTGCGTGAATTAGCCAGACGTTTTGGATTGCCGGTAGCCAACCGAGCCGATAGTCAGGACTTGTGCTTTCTTGCAGGCGGGGATTACAGAGATTTCCTTTCCCGTCATGCGCCGGAGGTTTCCCGCCCGGGAGTGATTGTAAATCGGCAGGGCGAGATTCTGGGGGAACACCAGGGGCTGGCTTTTTACACCATTGGGCAACGCAAAGGACTGGGCATTGCGTTCCCGCGTCCCCTGTATGTGCTGGAAAAGGATGTAGTACGGAATCGCCTGGTAGTGGGCGAAGAGCATGAGTTAGGGCGAAGTACTCTGATTGCGGAGAGGGTGAACTGGATTTCTGGTCAACCCCCAGTATCCTCCATACAGGTTGAGGTGAAAATTCGTTACAAAGCCCGGGAGGCTCATGGAGTTGTGATACCATTAACACCGGATCGTGTGAAAGTCGAATTTGACCATCCTCTGAGGGACATTACCCCCGGACAGCAATGTGTGTTTTACCAGGGGGAGATTTGTCTCGGGGGAGGGACAATCTCAACCGGGATGGAGTGAGTATGACGCTTCCCGCCCTTTTGTTTGGTTTTCTGGTGGCAACGTTAATGGGTGCTGCTTTCCATTTATGGAAAAATGGCGGTCTGGGCAGGCTCATTCTCTATTTGTTGCTCGCCTGGATTGGATTCTGGACCGGGCACATTGTTGCTAATGCTTTGGGCTGGCACTTCCTCAGTGTTGGACCCTTGCGGTTTGGCATGGCTGTTTTGAGCGCTTTGCTCTTTTTGGGTGTGGGGCATTGGTTAAGTCTGGTGAAGAACGAGCCGGAATAAATTTTTTACAAAGGCATATCATGTTTCGCATCGAATCCCTTTTATCTGCAAGACTGTTTGTTTCTCCCCAGGTAGTGGGAGAGCGTTTGTACTTCATCTCCAACTTAAGCGGACATCTCAGTTTGTATGCCATGAACTATGGCGGGAGTGTTCCTGAACCTCTGCTTCCACCGAATCTTGCCCTGCAAAACCCCCATTTGCTGGGCGGGTATCCTTTTTATGTCTTTGCTGACCTGAACAAAATTCTGGTGATGCTGGACAACGATGGAGACGAGAATTACCAGCCCATGGTGATACCTCTGGAGGGCGGTTATCCTGAACCAGTGTTTACCGAGGCGCTGGCAAACAGCCGCGTGCATCTGGTGCATTGTGACCCCCGAACGCATCAGGTGTATTTCTCCGCCGAATCGCGAGATTCGGATTTGCAGACCACTTACCTAGCCAACCTGGCAACTGGCGAAATCGAGAGCATTGCCGCCAGCCTTTATGGTTCGTACCCATTATGTTATTCTGACGACCATCGCCGAATGATCCTTGTGGATAGTTATACTCAGGGAGACCATGTGCTGTACCTGTGGGAGCGCGGTGGCAATGGACTGAAATTGGTGTACGGCAAGCCGATGGAACAGCGCCAGGCCGGAGAGGACGTCCCTCTGAACGGCATTAATTCGGGCGTGTTTGTCAATCAGGATTCGGGATTGCTGGTCAGTTGTGCCGTGTTCGATGACCGCTACGGTCCGGCGTATCTGGACCTCAATCAACCCGGTCAACTTGTAGAAATGAAAGTAGAGGGTATTGCCCATTCCGGCGATGGGGAGATGGTAGGAATCCAGCATCTCAAGGACGACCGCTATCTGGTGGAGTACAATATCGATGGCTGTTCCTGGTTGTACGAAGCCACTGTCGATTTCTCATCCATGACTCTGCGCCTGCAGAGACCTATTGTGGGCAATCATCCCCCCTTTGTGGATGGCATGCTGGCGTCCTATCTCTATGATGAAGAGTCCGATCGGTATGCTGTCTCGTACTCCACCGCCACCTCGCCCACGCAACTGTACACCATTGAGGGTGCAGATCGCCAGACGATCGTTCAGCATACCCGCGAGCGGGTACTGGGAATTGATGCCGATTTGCTTTCCCCCGGAGAGGATGCCTCTTTAATTTCTTTCGACGGGACGCGGATTTCGGCTCGCCTGTATTTACCTTCGCCGTTTCTGGGGTACCAGGGAGCACGCCCCCTGGTGTACTACATCCATGGCGGACCGCAAAGCCAGGAACGCCCGGATTTTGCCTGGTTCTCCATGCCGCTCATCCAGTTCCTCACCCTGAATGGCTTTGCTGTGTTTGTCCCTAACGTGCGCGGAAGCACCGGCTATGGACTGTCATACACCAAACAGGTAGATCGCGATTGGGGTGGCAAAGACCGTCTGGATCACGTGCATGCCTTGAAAGTCCTGGCAAAGGACCCGCGCGTGGACGTCAAACGCGCCGGAGTGGTCGGACGCTCGTATGGTGGCTACATGACGCTGACCCTGGCGGCGCGCCATCCCGAACTGTGGTCTGCGGCAGTGGATATGTTTGGCCCCTTTGACCTGATTACTTTCCTGGAACGTATTCCGCCAACCTGGAAACCCTACTTTAAACTGGTCCTGGGCGATCCGGTGGAAGACCGCGAGTTCCTTGTGGAACGTTCTCCCAAAACCTACATGGATCAGATTGCCTGCCCTCTGCTGGTCATTCAGGGAAAGAACGATCCGCGCGTAGTTGAACAGGAGTCCCGCGACCTGGTGGAATACTTGCGAGGGAAAGGAAAATCGGTGGAGTACCTGATGTTTGAGAATGAAGGGCATGACGTTTTAAAGTACGAAAATCGTGTGCGCTGTTACAACGCCATCACCGATTTCTTCAAACGCACGCTTAAACCTTAATGGCAAGTATGACCGAAGAAAGACCTTTCTTATCCGGTGGTGAGGTTGCCCGCGAAGGTGATCTGGTCCAACTGGTGGGCACTAATCATCGTCATTTTATCTTTCGCTTGCGCACCGGAGCAGAGTTTCAAACCCACCGCGGAATTTTGTACCATGACGAACTGATTGGCAAGCCTTACGGCTCGCAGGTGTACAGCCATATCGGTACGCCGTTCTTCATGCTCCAGCCCTCGCTCGCCGATCTGCTGATGAACATCCGCCGGAACACGCAGATTCTCTACCCCAAAGACATCGGCTACATCCTGGTATGGATGGGGATTGGTCCGGGCGCGCGGGTGATTGAAGCCGGCACCGGCTCGGGAGCGTTGACCATGGCGTTCGCTTACATGGTGGGAGAAACCGGCAAAGTGTACACGTATGAGACTCGTGTGGAAATGTTCAACCTGGCGCAGAAGAACCTCGCCGCGGTAGGGCTGGATTCGCGGGTGGTATTCCATCTTCAGCATATCAGCGAAGGGTTTGAAGAAACCCGAGCGGATGCGCTCTTCCTCGACCTGCCTGACCCATGGAATTATCTGCCGCAGGTCAAGCAAGCCCTGAAACCAGGCGGTTACTTCGGCAGTTTACTGCCCACGACCAATCAGGTGCAGACATTGCTTGCCGAACTGCACCGTCAGGGCTTTGCGTTTATCAACGTCAGTGAGATTCTTTTGCGCCATTACCGTCCCGACCCTGCTCGTTTTCGTCCCACCGACCGCATGGTGGCGCATACCGGCTTCCTGATTTTTGCCCGCACCGTACTGCATTTGCCCGAAGACCCCAAACTGAGGCGCGAACTGCGCTTTCCTCTGGGAGACTCTGTTTCTGAAGGCGTGGAGGACGATGACCTTGCCGGTTAAGATGAGCCTTTCCCCGGAGCAGATTGCGCGGGCGCTGGCTTCTCCCTGTCCTTTGGAGGGGATGCCCGTTTGTCAGGGAAAACTGACCCAGGCGGCAGTGCTGATTCCCCTCATTCGCCGCGCAGAGTCCTGGGAGGTTTTGTTCACCCGCCGCACGGACTCGGTCGAGAATCACAAGGGACAGGTGGCTTTTCCCGGCGGCGCAGTGGAGGAACAGGATCGCACGCCGGAAGAGGCTGCCCTGCGGGAAGCCTGGGAAGAAATCGGCTTGCCGCCCGAAAGCGTGCAGGTGCTGGGCAGATTGCCGCGCCTCTCCACCATTACCGGATATTGCGTGACCCCTGTGGTGGGAGAAATTGTCCAGCCAGTGACCTTTCACCCTGCTCCCGCCGAGGTGAGCCGGGTGTTTCAGGTGCCTCTCGTCTGGCTAGCTGACCACCGCAACTGGGAATGGCGCTGGTACACCCGCCTGAACGGCACTGCCGACTGGGTGATTTTCTACCAGCCGTATGAGGGCGAAACCATCTGGGGGGTGACGGCAATGATTCTGCATTCCTTCCTGTGCGCCATCGGCTGGATGAACCCTGCGCCGCCACCCGTCAATCATTCCTGAGAAAAGCAAACGCCGTCCCTTGTTGGGACGGCGTTTTTTTCAGAATTAGCCAGAGGATTACTCGACTTCTTCTTCTTTCTTGCCGCGTTCGATGACTTCCGGTTCTGACAATTCGCCTTCGGCGGGCGCTTCCACCTCTTCGGTGGTGGTGGAGACCACAACAACCACCTCGTCGGGGTCGTTCAGCACCTTGACGCCCTTGGCTACTTCCAGATCGCGCACGTGAATGGTGTCGCCAATGCGCGCCAGTTTGGAGAGATCCACCACGATACGCTCTGGCAGATCCTGCGGCAGGGCTTCCACCTCAACCTCATCCAGGCTGGTGACCACCACACCGTTGTAGTCCTTGACGGCGGGAGAGACGCCTTCAAAGTGCAGGGACACGGTGGTGCGAATCTTTTCGGTCAGCGAGACCACCTGGAAATCCACGTGCAGGAGGCGGTTCTTGATGTAATCGCGCTGTTTTTCCCGCACCAGTGCGGCATGGGTTTCGCCGTCCAGTTCGATGTACACCAGTGTGGACGAGGACACCTTTGCCAGTTTGAGACCGGCGTTGTGGGCATCCAGCAGGATGGGCGTGGAGGGGAAATGCGCCCCGTACATCACCGCGGGCAGGTAGCCTTCGCGGCGCAGGGCTTTGGCGGTGCGCTCCAGCGTGCGGCGCTGGGCTTGCAAAACAATTTTTTCCATCTTTGACCTTCCTTTGGAGCGCCTCTCACCCCGTTGTGGGGTTACCCTCACTCCGTTGGAATGATTGAAAAGGTTCTTGCCGACGGCCAGACACCTCGAGAGGCGGGGGAGATGCCTGCATCCATGCGGCGCGAGGCAGAATTTTACCCCGGAGGGCGGTGGGGGTCAAGGTAAAAATAATTTACAGGAAATATTTTCTCTGAAAATGGGCAAAAATTCAGGGAATTTTTTATTCGTTTTTTCTTTATAATAAAACATAGATCGGCGGTCGGCGCTCAGTCCAGGCGCCGGCGTCCGGGGCGAAGCCCGAACGAAAAGTGCCGCCGCAAAAGGAGCCCGCCGATCATGCTGTGGAAACGATATCTCTTTCCCAATAGTCTGCAAGAGGCTGTCCAGGCCCTCCGCGATGCCCGGGGGCGCGCCCTGCCGGTTGCCGGAGGTACCGACCTTCTGCTGCAAATCCAGCAAGGGCATCATCCGCCGGTGGATACCCTGCTGGATGTCACCCGCATTCCCGAACTCACCCGCCTGGAACGTCAGGGGGAGATGCTCTTTATTGGCGCGGCAGTGCCGGTGGGGCGCATTGCCGTTTCCGACCTGGTGCGCCGCCATGCCACTGCCCTGGCAGAAGCCTGTGGACAGATTGGCGGTCCGCAGGTGCGCAACGTGGCGACTCTGGGGGGCAATGTGGCGCATGCCCTGCCTGCCGCCGATGGCATGATTGCGCTGGTGGCGCTGGGCGCGCAAGCCTGGATTGCCTCGCCGGAAGGCATGCGTCAGGCCCCCATCCTCAGCCTGTTCCGCGGGCCTGGCGTCAGCGCGCTGGATTTGACCTGTGAGATTCTGGTGGGCTTCAGCCTGCCGGTGGTCGAGCAGGGGGCTGGCTCGGCGTTTGCGCGGGTAATGCGTCCGCAGGGGGTGGCGCTGCCCATCCTTAACATGGCTATCTGGCTGAGACGTGAAAGCCAGCAGATTGCCGAGGCCCGTTTGACCGCCGGTCCTGCCGGCCCCACCCCGCGCCGGGCGGAGAAAATCGAAGCCTTCCTGCGTGGAAAATCTCCGCAGGATGAGGGAGTATTAGAGACCTGCAAGGGGCTGTTGCGGGAGTGCTTTGCTTTCCGCACCAGTCCGGCACGGGCAACCGCCGAATACCGTTACCATTTAAGTGAAGTCTTACTGGAAAAGGTTCTGTTCACCGCCTGGAAACGGGCAGAGGAAGGTGTTTAATGGATACGCAGGTGTTAACGTTTTGGGTCAATGGCAAAGAAGTTTCAACCCCCGTTGCTCCGGGCGAGATGCTGGCAGAGACCCTGCGCTATCGTTTAGGGCTGACGGGGACGAAAATCGGCTGTAACGAAGCCGAATGCGGTGCCTGTACTGTGCTGGTGGATGGTGAAGCCGTATTGTCCTGTTCGTTTCCGTCGGTCAAAGCCCAGGGCCGCAGGGTGACCACAATCGAAGGGTTGGCGACTCCCGGACGGGAACCGAATCTGGCAATTCTCCATCCCTTACAGCAGGCGTTTGTGCTGTATGGGGCGGTGCAGTGCGGCTTTTGCATCCCTGGGCAAATTATGACTGCGTATGCACTGCTGGAAAAGAATCCTGCCGCAGGCGAGGAAGAGATTCGCCATGCCCTCAAGGACACGCTGTGCCGTTGTGGTGGTTATAACGCCATCCTTCAAGCCATTCAGGCGGCGGGAAAAGCCATTCAGACCGGCCAGCCTGTCCAGCCGCCTGTGGTACCCGAGGCGCGTCAGGCGCGCCGCGTGGCAGGCAGGGTTCATCCTCGCGCTGATGCCGTTGCCAAGGTGAGTGGAACAGCGAAGTACACCGACGACCTGTTCTTTGAAGGCATGCTCCATGCGCGGGTTAAGCGTGCGGGTACCCCGGCAGGCATTTTGCGCCGGCTGGATGTCTCGCGGGCGCGTTCCATGCCCGGAGTGGTGGCGGTAATGACCGCCGAGGATTTGCCGGCGGCCAGGACGCATGGTCTGGTGGTCTCCGACTGGCCTGTGTTGGTTGGCGTGGGCGAGGTCATCCGCACGGTAGGGGATGCCTTGGCAATCGTAGCGGCGGAGACGCGCGAACAAGCTACTCAGGCGCTGGATGCCATTGAGGTAGAGATTGAACCGTTGCCGGTGGTTTCCGATGCGGTGCAAGCCCTGCAATCCGATGCGCCTAAAGTGCATCCACAGGGGAATCTGCTCAAGCACATCAAGGTGCGCAAAGGGGATGTTTCTGAAGGTTTTGCTCAAGCGGATGTGATTCTGGAACAGGTTTATCATACGCCCATGCACGACCATGCTTTCCTGGAGCCGGAGTGCAGTATTGCCCGTCCGACTTTGGATGGACGCATGGAAATTTACGTCGGCTCTCAAATTCCCTATGCCGATCGCAGTCAAGTCGCCAGGGTGCTGGGAGTGGGCGAAGACCGCGTGCATATTATCGGTATGTTGATTGGGGGAGGCTTTGGTGGCAAGGAAGACATTGCTGGGCAGATTCATGCCGCCCTGCTGGCGCAAAAGACCGGCAGGCCGGTCAAATTGCTCTTTGACCGCCACGAAAGTTTGCTGGTGCATCCCAAACGTCATGCTACCCAGATTCGTGTGCGGGTTGGAGCAAAGCGTGACGGCACGCTGACCGCCGTAGAAACCGAATTATATGGGGATACCGGTGCTTATGCCTCTCTGGGCGAAAAGGTGATGACCCGCGCGACGACCCATTCTTCCGGCCCCTATGAAATTCCGCATGTCAAAGCCGATTGTTATGCCATGTACACCAACAATCCGCCTGCTGGGGCTTTCCGTGGGTTTGGCGTGCTTCAATCGGCATTTGCCATCGAGAGTACAATGGATACGCTGGCGCACCAGTTAGGACTGGACCCGATTGAATTGCGCCGAAAGAATGCTCTGCGGATGGGGAGCATTACCAATACCGGTCAGGTGCTTAAAGACAGTGTGGGCTTGCTGGAATGTATTGAGAAAGTAGAGCAGGAACTCAGGCGTAAGGCTGTGAGCAATCCCTTTGAGGCGTGGGTGGACCCGCAAAATCCGCACCTGAGGCGCGCCTGGGGCTTTGCGGTGGCGTATAAAAATACCGGTTTGGGAGGAGGCGCGCCGGATAAGGCTGGCGCCGAGGTGGAGTTGCTGGCAGACGGAACTTTCGAAGTGCGCACAGCCTCGGCAGAACTGGGGCAGGGTTTGCCTACAGTGTTGCAACTGATTGCCGCCGAGGAATTGAGGCAGTTGGTTTCAAACGTGCGGGTTTGGCTCTCTGACACCGATTACACCCCGGACGGTGGTCCCACCACAGCATCCCGCCAGACTTACGTCACCGGAAATGCGGTGCGATATGCTTCCGCCGCCCTTCGGGAGATGATTACCAGCCACCTGGCGGAACATTTCGACGTATCGCCCGAGCAGATTCAGTTCATCGAAGGGCTTGCGCAGGTAGCAAACTACTCCATTCCGATGACCCAGGTGTATGAAATTGTCCACAGCGCGGGCAGGAAACCAGTGGTGC of Anaerolinea thermophila UNI-1 contains these proteins:
- a CDS encoding molybdopterin-dependent oxidoreductase yields the protein MDTQVLTFWVNGKEVSTPVAPGEMLAETLRYRLGLTGTKIGCNEAECGACTVLVDGEAVLSCSFPSVKAQGRRVTTIEGLATPGREPNLAILHPLQQAFVLYGAVQCGFCIPGQIMTAYALLEKNPAAGEEEIRHALKDTLCRCGGYNAILQAIQAAGKAIQTGQPVQPPVVPEARQARRVAGRVHPRADAVAKVSGTAKYTDDLFFEGMLHARVKRAGTPAGILRRLDVSRARSMPGVVAVMTAEDLPAARTHGLVVSDWPVLVGVGEVIRTVGDALAIVAAETREQATQALDAIEVEIEPLPVVSDAVQALQSDAPKVHPQGNLLKHIKVRKGDVSEGFAQADVILEQVYHTPMHDHAFLEPECSIARPTLDGRMEIYVGSQIPYADRSQVARVLGVGEDRVHIIGMLIGGGFGGKEDIAGQIHAALLAQKTGRPVKLLFDRHESLLVHPKRHATQIRVRVGAKRDGTLTAVETELYGDTGAYASLGEKVMTRATTHSSGPYEIPHVKADCYAMYTNNPPAGAFRGFGVLQSAFAIESTMDTLAHQLGLDPIELRRKNALRMGSITNTGQVLKDSVGLLECIEKVEQELRRKAVSNPFEAWVDPQNPHLRRAWGFAVAYKNTGLGGGAPDKAGAEVELLADGTFEVRTASAELGQGLPTVLQLIAAEELRQLVSNVRVWLSDTDYTPDGGPTTASRQTYVTGNAVRYASAALREMITSHLAEHFDVSPEQIQFIEGLAQVANYSIPMTQVYEIVHSAGRKPVVQYTYWAPATKPLGEGGDMHFAYSFAAQAAEVEVNTLTGEVRVLEVITANDVGFAVNPLGLQGQIEGGVIMGIGHALTEAFLTDQGRVITDRLAKYRVPSITLTPKITSFVVEHPTADGPYGAKGVGEIVIIPTVPAITNAIFNAVGVRVTRLPVDQEWILRQIKAREAEFQPGD